The Palaemon carinicauda isolate YSFRI2023 chromosome 37, ASM3689809v2, whole genome shotgun sequence genome contains a region encoding:
- the LOC137628989 gene encoding uncharacterized protein, whose translation MASRLFPGSTTAAVSPDLAAPLIEEVRATISVEDETLVPMDMAGLDIDVEPRDEQVSGAELVETLFSPTPSSTSSFLGFDNSKASPRDPSASVRPKVKPLRTYKTSALPISTSPVPGPSTAPDIHIAPRKTTTPKKSKSTKSKKKPTGDFQVPWADLLPIQLIKGLVRDQVQHHSGAITEIKDMMATLIRAGTQFPPPSAPDASKLPPFDKNNPWRFALHAPFVDGSLTLEGMGTRPLEDLEFYPPGLAFPFNGFVRLKEHALVRMDKVPKETVIFPKEQAQAIWARTLSEWGCINSKLTPHKGSYTIFTTAASISLPLIDKVTELTIQAIKEGSSMPALKETDPTSLLIPGSSATWDAAASTFTVGKLDPDCASTLFSEKLPRLIESLLKTEFETRTRLARSLRSITSMESLASLYPEETLFRVATKNQLLSYQIDLHDFWSARVSCRKFVLSEATIRHEPNRLIASSCWGKTLFPQTEVDKVLQDAARANQNLQVRWGLSAKKRFEPQRHTFFKKKLRFSPYKAARGTSSPQPSAASTSRQQAPPQQVVYLAAPPGTQPNPSWMPSPAYNPAYEPSGSFRGYQRGSSRGRGQFRQRGGPRARGSRGGRGPKFTPSQ comes from the coding sequence atggcctcccgtctcttcccaggctcgactactgctgcagtctctcctgaccttgctgcccctttaattgaagaagtcagggctaccatttccgtggaggacgaaaccctcgtaccgatggacatggctggtctggatatagacgtagaacccagggacgagcaggtaagtggtgccgagttggtggaaacccttttctctcctactccctcttctacctcttcctttctaggttttgataactctaaggcttctcctcgggatccctctgcctccgtacgacccaaggtgaagccacttcgaacttataagacttcagctttgccaatatcaacgtcaccggtccccggaccctcgacagctcctgatattcatattgctcctcgtaaaaccactactcctaagaagtctaagtctaccaaatccaagaaaaaaccaacgggtgactttcaggtaccctgggctgatctcctccccatccaactgatcaaaggattggtcagggatcaagttcaacatcactctggtgcaataacagagattaaggatatgatggctactctgatccgcgccggaactcagtttcctcccccttctgccccagacgcatcgaagctgccgcccttcgataaaaacaatccttggcggtttgctttgcatgctccattcgtagatggctccctaactctggagggcatgggcacccgccctctagaggacctggagttctatcccccgggcctagcattcccgttcaatggttttgtacggttaaaggaacatgcattggtccgtatggacaaggtaccgaaggaaacggtcatatttccaaaagagcaggcccaggctatctgggccagaacactatcagagtgggggtgtattaactctaagctcacccctcacaagggttcctacactatttttacgacagcggcctccatctctttgccgctcatagacaaagtcacagagctgactatacaggccatcaaagaaggctcttccatgccggctctcaaggagacggaccccacctctttgcttattccgggttcctcggcaacctgggatgctgcggcctctaccttcacggtggggaaactagacccggactgtgcctctactcttttctctgagaagcttcccagattaatagagagtcttctcaaaactgagttcgagacccgtactagacttgctaggtccctccgatccatcacctccatggagtcccttgcatctctttacccagaggaaacgctgttcagagtcgccacaaagaaccagctgctatcctaccaaatagatctccatgacttctggtcagcacgggttagttgcaggaagttcgttctgtcggaggccaccatcaggcatgaaccgaacagactgatagcttcctcctgctggggtaagaccctcttccctcagaccgaggtggataaggttcttcaggacgcagcgagggcaaaccagaatttgcaggtaaggtggggtctctcagccaaaaagaggttcgaaccccagagacacacattcttcaagaagaagctgaggtttagtccttacaaagcggcccggggtacctcgtccccacagccttccgcggcctcgacttctcgacaacaggcgcctcctcagcaggtagtctacctcgctgctccccctggtacacagcccaacccctcttggatgccctcacctgcatacaaccctgcctacgaaccctccggttcctttcgtggataccaaagagggagttccagaggtagaggacagttccgccaacgcggcgggcccagagcaaggggttcccgtggagggaggggccctaagttcactccctcccaatga